Proteins encoded by one window of Candidatus Stoquefichus sp. SB1:
- a CDS encoding MFS transporter, giving the protein MKDKNILKFQVFYFLLIGAVGCFTPYINVYLEKSIGLNGSEIGLITAISLILGVCVIPLWGIIGDKTRKYNLLLMFSLAASIVVLYFYSKQTVYIGCIVFALLLELVRLGSTPMADTIAMNYTAKTNGNYGSIRGMGSLGYMLGSMAVGFLADIFGLDGPLFTSYMLLLGIALLICFTFPKADSKDIDKEKPQKGNFKDLLLNKNFLFMLVLVIITQIVVDSSGAFAGNHLIVTLKGDNSLISWLTFVQVLPEFLFLMIASKVIKRLGYKKFFLLATIPMAIRMFTYALVPNSYVFVIVSIVHCLGVACSTVAALAYIQETVNPAVFGTAVTLLNAAMNIGKAVFGYIFGNVYYYFGSYRLFLIGAIIVSIAIVMILFTKRLDIDHSNPLEDN; this is encoded by the coding sequence ATGAAAGATAAAAATATACTGAAATTTCAAGTCTTCTATTTTTTATTGATAGGGGCTGTGGGATGTTTTACTCCTTATATTAATGTTTATTTGGAAAAAAGTATTGGTCTTAATGGTTCAGAGATAGGATTGATTACTGCAATTTCATTAATATTAGGTGTCTGCGTTATTCCCTTATGGGGGATTATTGGTGATAAAACAAGAAAATACAATTTATTGTTGATGTTTTCATTAGCTGCTAGTATTGTTGTTTTATATTTTTATTCAAAACAGACCGTTTATATTGGCTGTATTGTCTTTGCATTATTGTTAGAACTTGTTAGATTAGGCTCAACACCTATGGCAGATACAATTGCAATGAATTATACTGCAAAAACGAACGGTAATTATGGTTCCATTAGAGGAATGGGATCATTAGGTTATATGTTAGGAAGTATGGCCGTTGGTTTTTTAGCTGATATTTTCGGTTTAGATGGTCCTTTGTTTACAAGCTATATGTTATTATTAGGAATTGCTTTACTCATTTGTTTTACCTTTCCTAAAGCTGATTCAAAGGATATTGATAAAGAGAAACCACAAAAAGGAAATTTTAAAGATTTACTTCTTAATAAAAACTTTTTATTTATGTTAGTGCTTGTTATTATAACCCAAATTGTTGTTGATAGTTCAGGTGCTTTCGCTGGTAACCATTTAATTGTTACATTAAAAGGGGATAATTCATTAATCAGTTGGTTGACATTTGTTCAAGTCTTACCTGAATTTTTATTCCTTATGATTGCATCAAAAGTCATTAAAAGGCTAGGTTATAAGAAGTTCTTCTTACTTGCAACTATTCCAATGGCTATTCGTATGTTTACATATGCACTCGTTCCTAATTCATATGTATTCGTTATTGTGAGCATCGTTCATTGTCTTGGTGTCGCATGTTCGACAGTTGCTGCTCTCGCTTATATTCAAGAAACAGTTAATCCAGCAGTTTTTGGTACTGCAGTTACATTGCTTAATGCTGCAATGAATATTGGAAAGGCAGTCTTTGGTTATATCTTTGGAAATGTCTATTACTATTTCGGTTCTTACAGACTATTCCTCATTGGTGCTATTATCGTATCAATTGCTATTGTGATGATTCTCTTTACTAAAAGACTCGATATTGATCATTCGAATCCACTTGAAGATAACTAA
- a CDS encoding helix-turn-helix transcriptional regulator: MKTKIKELRKKNKVSQDELALAVGVTRQTIISLEKEKYVASLVLAYKIARYFDLSIEEVFDFTEVEEEYNGRI, from the coding sequence ATGAAGACAAAGATAAAAGAATTAAGAAAGAAAAATAAAGTGTCTCAGGATGAACTTGCTTTAGCTGTAGGGGTAACAAGACAGACGATTATATCTCTAGAAAAAGAAAAATATGTAGCTTCACTAGTTTTGGCATACAAAATAGCACGATATTTTGATTTGTCAATTGAAGAGGTATTTGATTTTACAGAAGTAGAGGAGGAATATAATGGAAGAATTTAG
- a CDS encoding ATP-grasp domain-containing protein produces MNFVYVSPSFPKNFYQFCDCLKEKGVTVLAIGDTPYHQLSEELKNAVDDYYQVFSMENYDEMVKAMGYFIFHYGHIDWLESNNEYWLEQDARLRTDFNITTGIHTDHIEDIKCKSKMKKFYEEAGVKTARYHLTTTLEEGLKFIKEVGYPVVVKPDNGVGAAKTYKISSDEELKAFYLEDHPTQYIMEEFVNGLIISYDGIANLEKDVIFETSHVFPNPIMDVVNDASSMYYYSLREIPYDLKLAGKACVKTFYTAGRCFHMEFFRLLEDKEGLGKKGDIIGLEVNLRTPGGYTPDMMNFANDINVYDIYADMVVKGESEYNHHRPYHCVYCGRRDYLHYQHTHNEVMEKYQFDLLMAERMPDILSGAMGNFTYTARFETMDEVNAFVDFVLG; encoded by the coding sequence ATGAATTTTGTATATGTATCACCTTCCTTTCCAAAAAATTTTTATCAATTTTGTGATTGTTTAAAAGAGAAAGGTGTCACAGTTTTAGCGATAGGAGATACACCTTATCATCAATTATCTGAAGAATTGAAGAATGCTGTTGATGATTATTATCAAGTATTTTCAATGGAAAATTATGATGAGATGGTGAAAGCAATGGGATATTTTATATTTCATTATGGTCATATTGATTGGTTAGAATCTAACAATGAATATTGGTTAGAACAAGATGCGAGATTAAGAACTGATTTCAATATAACAACAGGAATACATACTGATCATATTGAAGATATTAAATGTAAATCTAAAATGAAAAAGTTTTATGAAGAGGCTGGAGTTAAAACAGCAAGATATCATTTAACAACAACATTAGAAGAAGGTTTAAAATTTATTAAAGAGGTTGGTTATCCAGTTGTTGTAAAACCAGATAATGGTGTAGGAGCAGCAAAGACATATAAGATTTCTTCTGATGAAGAATTAAAGGCTTTTTATTTGGAAGATCATCCAACTCAATATATTATGGAGGAATTTGTTAATGGGTTGATTATATCATATGATGGTATAGCCAATCTTGAAAAAGATGTTATTTTTGAAACATCACATGTTTTTCCAAATCCAATAATGGATGTTGTGAATGATGCAAGTAGTATGTATTATTATTCTTTAAGAGAAATACCTTATGATTTAAAATTAGCTGGAAAAGCATGTGTTAAGACTTTTTATACAGCTGGAAGATGTTTCCATATGGAATTTTTTAGATTGTTAGAAGATAAAGAAGGATTAGGTAAAAAAGGTGATATTATTGGTTTAGAAGTGAATTTAAGAACACCAGGAGGATATACACCTGATATGATGAATTTTGCAAATGATATTAATGTATATGATATTTATGCAGATATGGTTGTAAAGGGAGAAAGTGAATATAATCATCATAGACCTTATCATTGTGTTTATTGTGGAAGAAGAGATTATTTGCATTATCAACATACTCACAATGAAGTTATGGAAAAATATCAATTTGATTTATTAATGGCTGAAAGAATGCCAGATATTTTAAGTGGTGCAATGGGGAATTTTACATATACAGCACGTTTTGAAACAATGGATGAAGTGAATGCTTTTGTGGATTTTGTGCTAGGATAG
- a CDS encoding esterase family protein gives MKKEWFKEYSECLNRDMEFMVYGHAGQPILVFPAQDGRYFDFENFGMVQTVEHLIDEGRIQLFCCDSIDPESWSGKGLDPRHRTYMMEQWYYYIVNELVPRIFEINSYGNGGGYADGIFTTGCSMGATHAANFMFRRPDIFKGTIALSGYYDSDLFFDDYHDDIIYRNSPIQYLHGMSYDHPYVDMYRHCKIVLCCGQGAWEDDMIRSTARMKELLEYKDIPAWIDFWGNDVNHDWDWWQVQFPYFVERVI, from the coding sequence ATGAAAAAAGAATGGTTTAAGGAATATAGTGAGTGTTTAAATAGGGATATGGAGTTTATGGTATATGGACATGCTGGTCAACCTATTTTAGTCTTTCCAGCGCAGGATGGACGTTATTTTGATTTTGAAAATTTTGGGATGGTACAGACTGTTGAACATTTAATTGATGAAGGACGAATTCAATTGTTTTGTTGTGATAGTATTGATCCAGAATCTTGGTCTGGTAAAGGACTTGATCCTAGACATCGTACATATATGATGGAACAATGGTATTATTATATTGTTAATGAATTGGTACCAAGAATTTTTGAGATTAATTCTTATGGTAATGGTGGCGGATATGCTGATGGTATTTTTACAACAGGATGTTCTATGGGAGCGACGCATGCTGCTAATTTTATGTTTAGAAGACCAGATATTTTTAAGGGAACAATTGCATTAAGTGGATATTATGATAGTGATTTATTCTTTGATGATTATCATGATGATATTATTTATCGTAATTCACCTATTCAATATCTTCATGGGATGAGTTATGATCATCCTTATGTTGATATGTATCGTCATTGTAAGATTGTTTTATGTTGTGGTCAAGGAGCCTGGGAAGATGATATGATTAGAAGTACTGCACGCATGAAAGAACTTTTAGAATATAAAGATATTCCTGCATGGATTGATTTTTGGGGAAATGATGTCAATCATGATTGGGATTGGTGGCAAGTACAATTTCCATATTTTGTAGAAAGGGTGATATAA
- a CDS encoding ATP-grasp domain-containing protein, with the protein MNLIFISPHFPLYFYNFCDRLKARGVNVLGIGDASYDNLPYHTKIALTEYYKVDDLEDYEEVYRACAYYTWHYGKIDWIESQNEYWLELEATLRNEFNVTTGTKIQHMAPMKYKSKMKDVYKAAGIPTARFRMVDDYQATKAFANKVGYPVIVKPDNGVGASSTYKLKNDDELDYFFATKDPVIQFIIEEMVPGHVETFDGITDKDKNILIATSHVMLNSIMDNVNEASDTAFYSQPVEGLDIAEVGKRAVEAFDTRSRFFHFEFFRLDEDREGLGKKGDIVGLEVNMRAPGAYMPDMMNFAYNVDVYTIWADMIKYNQCYYDIKREYWVAYTGRRDGIWYMYNYDQIRAVYGENIALETDVPEALSAAMGNHVFIVKSRTQEELFAMIRYILKREDGTDWM; encoded by the coding sequence ATGAATTTAATTTTTATTTCACCACACTTTCCTCTCTATTTTTATAATTTTTGTGATCGATTAAAAGCTCGTGGTGTGAATGTTTTAGGAATTGGTGATGCAAGTTATGATAATTTGCCATATCATACTAAAATTGCTTTAACAGAGTATTACAAGGTTGATGATTTAGAAGATTATGAGGAAGTTTATCGTGCATGTGCATATTATACTTGGCATTATGGTAAGATTGATTGGATTGAATCACAAAATGAATATTGGTTAGAATTGGAAGCAACATTACGTAATGAATTCAATGTAACAACTGGAACAAAGATTCAACATATGGCACCAATGAAATATAAATCAAAAATGAAAGATGTTTATAAAGCAGCTGGAATACCTACTGCACGTTTTAGAATGGTGGATGATTATCAGGCAACAAAAGCTTTTGCGAATAAGGTAGGTTATCCTGTTATTGTTAAACCGGATAATGGTGTGGGAGCAAGTTCTACTTATAAATTAAAAAATGATGATGAGTTAGATTATTTCTTTGCAACAAAAGATCCAGTGATTCAATTTATTATTGAAGAGATGGTACCTGGACATGTGGAGACTTTTGATGGTATTACAGATAAAGATAAAAATATCTTAATAGCGACAAGCCATGTTATGTTAAATTCAATCATGGATAATGTCAATGAAGCCTCTGATACAGCCTTTTATTCACAGCCAGTTGAAGGTTTGGATATTGCAGAGGTTGGAAAAAGAGCAGTCGAAGCTTTTGATACAAGAAGTCGTTTTTTCCACTTTGAATTCTTTCGTTTAGATGAGGATAGAGAAGGATTAGGTAAAAAGGGTGATATTGTTGGCTTAGAAGTGAATATGCGTGCTCCTGGCGCTTATATGCCTGATATGATGAATTTTGCTTATAATGTAGATGTTTATACAATATGGGCAGATATGATTAAGTATAATCAATGTTATTATGATATTAAAAGAGAATATTGGGTTGCTTATACAGGTCGTCGTGATGGTATTTGGTATATGTATAATTATGATCAGATTAGAGCAGTTTATGGTGAAAACATTGCTTTAGAAACAGATGTACCAGAAGCTTTATCAGCAGCTATGGGAAATCATGTTTTCATTGTCAAATCACGTACTCAAGAAGAACTGTTTGCAATGATTCGCTATATACTCAAACGAGAAGATGGAACTGATTGGATGTAA
- a CDS encoding EAL domain-containing protein: MVNKKNERLSTRGVYVINEQYQIVYFDNSLKELYPTLQNNSICYRLLRNRSEPCSDCPLVFLNNSQTVIHTSIKYNELYCGWDNCTTLRLNWPHEGECILVTMYPINDEEHKVFLNINQDQHYDELVELNVNTQTYRYLCNDGSEVDIANEGEIKDLVEQFSTKYIYPEDIERFKAFFDLITLEYRTENMGHIVDDFRVLRSDNNYHYFSLYLQPVEKNINEKCYLCYAVNVDERYNGLQKQLDNRYQQQIDPLTFLYNLNTFQELVKDRLAKDLDTEYAIVSIDIEHFKLFNEWYGTDQGDNLLKYVASCIRRFVESNNGYAARNGNDDFLCLIPYECCHVEMLENEIVNWIQNYNIEYRFLPAAGIYPIQDRKTPLTLMCDRAIMAENSIKGNYINRVALYQEKMKLKLENEQEILFSVKNGLENKEFEIYFQPQCSARTQRIIGAEVLVRWNHPTKGLLMPNTFIPILENSGFIYKLDYYVWEKTCQYLHDRIVKQQVIVPLSVNVSRLDIYQYNLVQVFENLCTNYQIPKRYLEIEITESAYSDNFVQLIETISQLRSHGFRVLMDDFGSGYSALNMLKDIEVDVLKLDMKFLDMDENSLNKGLSVLESSILMAKWLKMGLIAEGVETEEQVKHLLNMNCEYMQGFHFYKPMPASDFDELLSHLQNVDTRDIMVESLPTLQIDDLFKKDITSESMLNNIIGGVAIYSLDDHDNVTLKTVNDGYYRITGCNPVDLNEKADSILLQVHEEDRDYAIDIFKRAEKNGHLGASGTFRRYRLNGEIMWMNLKAFFLHRESHQRIYYGVINDYTEQMNRQKELHMILDSIPGNIIEYRVKDDHLACHILNYGLKDYLGYSQQDMNQMVGSQLGLESICPEDREAVEKIFVDFKTWGKGMDFYYSCFNLQGEKVYLHQHIVYYDQEEDTKIYCGLCMVMNNG, from the coding sequence ATGGTAAATAAAAAGAATGAAAGACTTTCAACAAGAGGAGTTTATGTAATTAATGAACAATATCAAATTGTTTATTTTGATAATTCTTTAAAAGAGTTATATCCAACATTACAAAATAATTCTATCTGTTATCGATTATTAAGAAATCGTAGTGAGCCATGTTCAGATTGTCCACTTGTATTCTTAAATAATAGTCAAACAGTTATTCATACATCCATAAAATATAATGAATTGTATTGTGGATGGGATAATTGTACGACTTTAAGATTGAATTGGCCTCATGAAGGGGAATGTATTTTAGTAACCATGTATCCAATTAATGATGAAGAACATAAAGTCTTTTTAAATATAAATCAAGATCAGCACTATGATGAACTTGTTGAATTAAATGTTAATACACAGACATATCGTTATCTTTGTAATGATGGTTCAGAGGTAGATATTGCTAATGAAGGAGAAATTAAGGATTTAGTTGAACAATTTAGCACCAAATATATTTATCCAGAAGATATTGAAAGATTTAAAGCTTTCTTTGATTTAATTACATTAGAATATCGAACTGAGAATATGGGGCATATAGTAGATGATTTCCGAGTTTTAAGATCAGATAATAATTATCATTATTTTTCTTTATATTTGCAGCCAGTTGAAAAGAATATCAATGAAAAATGCTATCTTTGTTATGCTGTGAATGTCGATGAAAGATATAACGGACTTCAAAAACAACTTGATAATCGTTACCAGCAACAAATAGATCCATTAACATTTCTTTATAATCTGAACACTTTTCAAGAACTTGTTAAAGATAGATTAGCTAAAGATTTAGATACAGAATATGCAATTGTTTCTATTGATATAGAACATTTCAAACTCTTTAATGAATGGTATGGAACTGATCAAGGAGATAATTTATTAAAATATGTTGCGAGTTGTATCCGTCGTTTTGTAGAGTCAAATAATGGTTATGCTGCACGTAATGGGAATGATGATTTTCTTTGTCTTATTCCTTATGAATGTTGTCATGTAGAAATGTTAGAAAATGAAATTGTGAATTGGATTCAAAATTACAATATTGAATATAGATTTTTACCAGCTGCTGGGATTTATCCGATTCAAGATAGAAAAACACCTCTGACTTTGATGTGTGATCGTGCTATTATGGCTGAAAATTCAATTAAAGGAAATTATATTAATAGAGTTGCTTTATATCAAGAAAAAATGAAATTGAAATTAGAGAATGAACAGGAAATTTTGTTTAGTGTGAAAAATGGACTTGAGAATAAAGAATTTGAAATTTATTTTCAACCACAATGTAGTGCTAGAACTCAAAGAATCATAGGTGCAGAAGTCTTGGTGCGTTGGAATCATCCAACAAAAGGCTTATTAATGCCTAATACATTTATTCCGATATTAGAAAATAGTGGCTTTATTTATAAATTAGATTATTATGTATGGGAAAAGACTTGCCAGTATCTTCATGATAGAATTGTGAAACAGCAAGTGATTGTTCCATTATCAGTTAATGTTTCAAGATTAGATATTTACCAGTATAATCTGGTACAAGTCTTTGAAAATTTATGTACAAATTATCAAATACCTAAACGCTACTTAGAAATTGAAATTACTGAGAGTGCATATAGTGATAATTTTGTACAATTAATTGAAACAATATCTCAATTAAGAAGTCATGGTTTTAGAGTTTTAATGGATGATTTTGGAAGTGGTTATTCTGCACTAAATATGTTAAAGGATATTGAAGTTGATGTCTTAAAATTAGATATGAAGTTTTTAGATATGGATGAAAATAGTCTTAATAAAGGATTAAGTGTTTTAGAATCATCTATTCTCATGGCTAAATGGTTAAAAATGGGGCTTATTGCTGAAGGTGTTGAAACTGAAGAACAAGTTAAACATTTGTTGAATATGAATTGTGAATATATGCAGGGATTCCATTTTTACAAGCCGATGCCAGCGAGTGATTTTGATGAACTTCTTTCTCACTTACAAAATGTTGATACAAGAGATATTATGGTAGAAAGTTTACCAACATTGCAAATAGATGATTTATTTAAAAAAGATATTACAAGTGAATCTATGCTAAACAATATCATTGGTGGCGTTGCGATTTATTCTCTTGATGATCATGATAATGTGACATTGAAAACAGTTAATGATGGCTATTATCGTATTACTGGATGTAATCCAGTGGATCTTAATGAAAAAGCAGATTCGATTCTTTTGCAGGTACATGAAGAAGATAGAGATTATGCGATTGATATATTTAAACGTGCTGAAAAAAATGGGCATTTGGGTGCAAGTGGAACATTTAGAAGATATCGTTTAAATGGTGAAATTATGTGGATGAATCTAAAAGCATTTTTCTTACATAGAGAATCTCATCAACGTATTTATTATGGCGTAATTAATGATTATACTGAGCAGATGAATAGACAAAAAGAACTTCATATGATCTTAGATTCAATACCAGGAAATATCATTGAATATCGTGTGAAAGATGATCATCTGGCTTGTCATATTCTTAATTATGGACTTAAAGATTATTTAGGATATAGTCAACAGGATATGAATCAAATGGTTGGCAGTCAACTTGGGCTAGAGAGTATTTGTCCAGAAGATAGAGAAGCAGTAGAAAAAATCTTTGTTGATTTCAAGACTTGGGGAAAAGGGATGGATTTCTATTATTCATGCTTTAATCTTCAGGGTGAAAAGGTGTATTTACATCAACATATTGTCTATTATGACCAAGAAGAAGATACTAAGATATATTGTGGTTTATGTATGGTTATGAACAATGGATAA
- the mgtE gene encoding magnesium transporter, translated as MENKTQIQLEKLLQALIKHDTKEIDHIYDHVQTIDLAQEIEELEDNQLEYLCNHIDDEKLSEILEESDEELQVDIIDCLNNQRILRLFNLIPKDTIVDILGELPIGKRKQLMTLMKTDDQKIIEQLLGYEEDTAGGLMTTEYIALNDHLTMMNALKKIKEIAPKTEVIETIFVLNDKKQLIGTADLRDILVADEKATLESIMDDQVISVTPETDQEEVSLLVSKYDLATIPVVNKNNGLLGIITVDDIIDVIQEEHTEDMLQMHGVNKEESLDSTLFESIKMRLPWLVINLATAFLASFTVKMFESTIEQIVALSATMTIVTGMGGNAGSQTLSIMIRSIALGEVHFKDCFPALRKEIFLGIINGFVTGLVTGIIVYALYGNFYLGVIICIAMIGNLVVSGFFGFVIPVVLKALHADPALASSIFLTTATDVLGFFIFLELANLFLPFLV; from the coding sequence ATGGAAAACAAAACACAAATTCAATTAGAAAAATTATTACAAGCATTAATTAAACATGATACAAAAGAGATTGATCATATTTACGATCATGTTCAGACAATTGATTTAGCACAAGAAATTGAAGAATTAGAAGATAATCAATTGGAATATTTATGTAATCATATTGATGATGAAAAATTATCAGAAATATTAGAAGAATCTGATGAAGAATTACAAGTTGATATTATTGATTGTTTAAATAATCAAAGAATTTTAAGATTATTTAATTTGATTCCTAAGGATACAATTGTTGATATCTTAGGGGAACTTCCAATTGGTAAACGTAAGCAATTAATGACTTTAATGAAAACAGATGATCAGAAAATCATAGAGCAATTACTTGGTTATGAGGAAGATACTGCTGGTGGTTTAATGACAACAGAGTATATTGCTTTAAATGATCATTTAACAATGATGAATGCACTTAAGAAAATTAAAGAAATTGCTCCTAAAACTGAAGTCATTGAAACTATTTTTGTTTTAAATGATAAAAAGCAATTAATTGGAACTGCTGATTTAAGAGATATATTAGTTGCTGATGAAAAGGCAACATTGGAATCTATTATGGATGATCAGGTTATTTCTGTAACTCCTGAAACAGATCAGGAAGAAGTTTCTTTATTAGTATCCAAATATGACTTAGCAACTATTCCTGTTGTTAATAAAAATAATGGATTACTTGGGATTATTACAGTTGATGATATCATCGATGTTATTCAAGAAGAACATACAGAAGATATGTTACAGATGCATGGTGTAAATAAGGAAGAATCTTTGGATTCAACATTATTTGAGTCTATTAAAATGCGTCTTCCATGGTTAGTTATCAATCTTGCAACTGCCTTTTTAGCATCATTTACTGTTAAAATGTTTGAAAGTACAATTGAACAAATTGTAGCTTTATCAGCCACAATGACAATTGTGACAGGAATGGGTGGAAATGCCGGAAGTCAAACATTGTCCATCATGATTAGAAGTATTGCTTTAGGTGAAGTCCATTTTAAAGATTGTTTTCCGGCACTGAGAAAAGAAATCTTTTTAGGGATTATTAATGGCTTTGTTACTGGACTTGTCACAGGAATTATTGTTTATGCACTCTATGGTAACTTTTATTTAGGTGTTATTATTTGTATTGCTATGATTGGAAACTTAGTAGTATCCGGCTTCTTTGGATTTGTTATACCAGTCGTTTTAAAAGCACTACATGCCGATCCTGCTTTGGCTTCTTCTATTTTTTTAACAACAGCAACTGATGTTTTAGGATTCTTTATATTTTTAGAATTAGCTAACTTATTTCTACCATTTCTTGTTTAA
- a CDS encoding PTS sugar transporter subunit IIA, translating into MFDFLKKKDLSLYAPMTGQMIEVNSIPDEVFASQMLGETVAFIPQDDYICAPCDGKITMIAHTLHAFGMVSDMGVEILIHIGLETVHFHGKGFEILVHEGERVKKGQMIMRIDRQFFKEKDVCLITPMVITNKKNYHVHIDYRDHVIKGENRIIELI; encoded by the coding sequence ATGTTTGATTTTTTAAAAAAGAAAGATTTATCTTTGTATGCCCCAATGACTGGACAAATGATTGAGGTTAATAGTATTCCAGATGAAGTCTTTGCTTCTCAAATGCTTGGGGAGACAGTTGCATTTATACCTCAAGATGACTATATCTGTGCACCATGTGATGGAAAAATAACAATGATTGCTCATACTTTGCATGCATTTGGAATGGTGAGTGATATGGGAGTTGAAATTCTTATTCATATTGGTTTAGAAACTGTTCATTTTCATGGGAAGGGTTTTGAAATATTAGTTCATGAGGGCGAAAGGGTGAAAAAAGGACAGATGATTATGAGAATTGATAGGCAGTTTTTTAAAGAAAAAGATGTTTGTCTGATAACACCGATGGTGATTACGAATAAAAAGAATTATCATGTCCATATTGATTATAGAGATCATGTTATAAAAGGGGAAAATCGAATTATTGAACTTATATAG
- a CDS encoding PRD domain-containing protein, translating into MKVIKKINNNVAICLDSHQHELIAFGKGIGFPKTPYELNDLSLIHRTYYGISSRYLALIDEIPEEIFDISARVVDIARNYIRCELNNNIVFTLADHLHFAIKRHQQHLNLKNPLIYDVQYFYEKEMEIGMMAVKMISRELHIHLPREEAGNIALHFVNAEAMGERNLDDNMNEDIINEITLILEKELNVHIKRDDFNYSRFVSHLQYLLKRKNVGVSISSDNIKMYQNMKKEFPKIYHCVLKIKTYIEEKLHWVPSEEELLYLMLHVNRLYAREEL; encoded by the coding sequence ATGAAAGTGATCAAAAAAATAAACAATAATGTTGCTATATGTTTAGATAGTCATCAACATGAATTAATTGCTTTTGGTAAGGGCATAGGTTTTCCTAAAACACCTTATGAATTAAATGATTTAAGTCTTATTCACCGTACATATTATGGGATTAGTTCAAGATATTTAGCGCTTATTGATGAAATACCTGAAGAAATATTTGATATTTCTGCAAGAGTGGTAGATATTGCGAGAAATTATATTCGTTGTGAACTCAATAATAATATTGTTTTTACACTTGCAGATCATTTACACTTTGCGATTAAAAGACATCAACAGCATTTAAATCTTAAAAATCCATTGATTTATGATGTTCAATATTTTTATGAAAAAGAAATGGAAATAGGAATGATGGCTGTTAAAATGATTTCTCGTGAACTACATATTCATCTACCTAGAGAAGAAGCAGGGAATATTGCACTCCATTTTGTGAATGCTGAAGCGATGGGAGAAAGAAATTTAGATGATAATATGAATGAAGACATTATTAATGAAATCACACTTATATTGGAAAAAGAATTAAATGTTCATATTAAAAGAGATGATTTTAATTATTCAAGGTTTGTTTCTCATTTACAGTATTTATTAAAAAGAAAGAATGTAGGAGTAAGTATTTCAAGTGATAATATTAAAATGTATCAGAATATGAAGAAAGAATTTCCAAAGATATATCATTGTGTATTAAAGATAAAAACATACATAGAAGAAAAACTTCACTGGGTACCCAGTGAAGAAGAGCTACTCTATTTAATGTTGCATGTCAATCGATTATATGCAAGAGAGGAATTGTAA